Below is a window of 'Nostoc azollae' 0708 DNA.
TTTTTCTAAAACTAAAATGCGATCGCACTTTCTCACTGTCGATAATCTATGAGCAATAATTAATACCGTGCGCTTTTTCATCAATCTTTCTAAAGCTTCCTGTACCAATGCTTCTGACTCAGAATCTAATGCAGATGTTGCTTCATCAAGTATCAATATTTGCGGGTTTAACAGTACAGCACGTGCAATGGCAATTCGCTGTCTTTGTCCACCAGATAAATTTACACCACGTTCACCTACCCAAGTATTATAACCTTCTGGTAGTTGCTGAATAAATTGATGGGCATTAGCAATTTTTGCTGCTTTATCGACTGCATAAATATCAAAACCTTTTTTTCCAAACGCGATATTTTGAGCAATAGTTCCTGAAAACATAATAGTTTCTTGAGGAACAATGCCAATTTGTTTTCTCAAACTATTTAGTGTAACATCTCGAATATTTACACCATCTATAAAAATTTCCCCAATTTCAGGATCATAAAATCGCGGTAACAGATTTACAAAAGTAGTTTTACCAGCACCAGAAGCACCGACAAGTGCGATCGCTTGTCCTGGCATCACCAATAAATTAATCTTATTTAAGACAATTTCTCCTGGTTTATAAGCAAAAGTCACATTCAAATATTCAATTTTGCCACTAACACTAGGAAGATTGAAAGCATCATCTTTTTCTAACACCGTTGGTTGAATCGCTAATAACTCAAAAACTCGGTCAACTGATGCTTCACCTTCTTTAAATTCATTATAGTTATTAGTCGTATGCCCAATAGGATCAATTAACAAAGCTGCTGCTGCTAAATAACTAAAAAATTCACCTACAGTTAAATTATTTTGAGAAATTTGCCATACTCCCACCATTAGCAAAGATAAGGCACTCAAAGCTTCCAAAAATCCCACAATGGGAATTTGAATCGCTTTTAATTTTTCTGCTGAATATTTAGCCTTTAAACTACGTTCTGCTTCATGGCTAAATCTAGCAATTTCATAGTTTTCTGCTGCAAAAGCTTGAATTAAACGAATACCAGTAAATACTTCTGTTAAAATAGCTGATAAATCGGAAATACGATTTTGACTTTTAAGTGAATATTTACGTAAACGTTCCCCAAACCAACCGATTAAAATTCCCATAATTGGGGCAACAATCACTGTAGCAAGAGTGAGTTGCCAATTCAAATAAATCATGTAGATGGGAATAGCTAGCAACTGCAAAAGACAGGGTACAAAATCATGAAAAAGCTTATTGATAACTTCCCCAACCCTGTCAACATCTTCTGTGAGACGGTAAGATAAATCTCCTGATTTCGCGGTTTCAAAATAACTAAGATTCAGTTTTTGTAAGTGTGCGTAAACCTGTTGACGGAGATGAAAAGCAACCCTTAAAGCTGCACGTGCCATGTATAAGTCCTGTACCGACTGAAAAAAGCCGCGCACAAGAAATACTAAAGCACACATTCCGGTTAATTGGGCGATCACTACTACATTACCCTGTCCAAAGGGAACTGCCAATTTACCCGCTAGATTAATCAGTGTTAAAGTTGCAAATACATATCCTAATATTCCCAGAAACCCCTTAGTGATGGGTTGCCACTGGATGCGAATGTAAGGTAAAAGTTGCCAATAATTAGATCGTGAATTAGAGTGTGTGTCCAAAACTTAAACTTCCACAAAAAATATTTTTTCTTTTTTTCAATTTATCAACTTGCCGTGATAACTTATTACTATTAAGTAGGAAGGCAAAAAAAAACCGTAGACGCACAGCGACTTCTCGGAGAGAAGTATGTAACGAAAAGTAAAATTGACCAAAACCTCTGCCCTCTAAACTAATGGCACCATAATCTTCTGACAAACCAAAGGCAGTTACAAAAATGCCCATTCCTGGTAGAGTGTTGGTCCCTGGGATGGGAATCATCCATGATTGAAATAGCCATGAGAGCGATCACCACCCCAAGAGTGATTCTACCTGGTAAAGTAGTACAAATATAGGATAAACGAGAACGTGCTATTGCTTCAATT
It encodes the following:
- a CDS encoding ABC transporter ATP-binding protein, producing the protein MDTHSNSRSNYWQLLPYIRIQWQPITKGFLGILGYVFATLTLINLAGKLAVPFGQGNVVVIAQLTGMCALVFLVRGFFQSVQDLYMARAALRVAFHLRQQVYAHLQKLNLSYFETAKSGDLSYRLTEDVDRVGEVINKLFHDFVPCLLQLLAIPIYMIYLNWQLTLATVIVAPIMGILIGWFGERLRKYSLKSQNRISDLSAILTEVFTGIRLIQAFAAENYEIARFSHEAERSLKAKYSAEKLKAIQIPIVGFLEALSALSLLMVGVWQISQNNLTVGEFFSYLAAAALLIDPIGHTTNNYNEFKEGEASVDRVFELLAIQPTVLEKDDAFNLPSVSGKIEYLNVTFAYKPGEIVLNKINLLVMPGQAIALVGASGAGKTTFVNLLPRFYDPEIGEIFIDGVNIRDVTLNSLRKQIGIVPQETIMFSGTIAQNIAFGKKGFDIYAVDKAAKIANAHQFIQQLPEGYNTWVGERGVNLSGGQRQRIAIARAVLLNPQILILDEATSALDSESEALVQEALERLMKKRTVLIIAHRLSTVRKCDRILVLEKGQIVESGNHEELLTLEGKYARFYAQQFS